Proteins from a genomic interval of Pseudomonas versuta:
- a CDS encoding DUF4870 domain-containing protein: protein MSELDLSKPEPSRDARKWAMFCHFSAFLGMWFPFGSLIGPLILWQVKRESDPFIDDQGKEALNFQITVAIASAICYVLMFVLIGFALLGLVLIGAVVLVVIAGVKANDGVVYRYPFTWRAIK from the coding sequence ATGAGCGAGCTAGACCTTTCAAAACCCGAGCCGAGCCGTGACGCTCGTAAATGGGCCATGTTTTGTCACTTCTCGGCCTTCCTCGGGATGTGGTTTCCGTTTGGCAGCCTGATCGGCCCGCTAATCCTGTGGCAGGTAAAACGCGAAAGCGATCCGTTCATTGATGACCAGGGCAAGGAAGCCCTTAACTTTCAGATCACTGTGGCGATTGCTTCTGCCATTTGCTACGTGCTGATGTTCGTTCTGATAGGTTTCGCCTTGCTCGGCCTGGTGCTGATCGGCGCGGTAGTGCTGGTCGTCATTGCTGGCGTCAAGGCCAATGACGGAGTGGTATACCGCTATCCGTTCACCTGGCGTGCGATCAAGTAA
- a CDS encoding exodeoxyribonuclease III, producing the protein MRIISVNVNGIQTAVERGLLSWLQAQNADVICLQDTRASAFELDDPAYQLDGYFLYACEAEVPAQGGVALYSRLQPKAVITGLGFETADRYGRYLQADFDKVSIATLLLPSGQNGDEDLNQKFKLMDDFARYLDKQRRKRREYIYCGSLYVAQQKLDIKNWRDSQQSPGFLAPERAWMDEIVGNMGYVDALREVSREGDQYSWWPDNEQAEMLNLGWRFDYQLLTPGLRRFVRSARLPRQPRFSQHAPLIVDYDWTLTI; encoded by the coding sequence ATGCGGATCATCAGTGTGAACGTCAATGGTATTCAGACGGCAGTCGAGCGCGGTTTGCTCAGTTGGCTGCAAGCTCAGAATGCCGACGTTATCTGCCTGCAGGACACCCGCGCCTCCGCCTTTGAACTGGACGATCCAGCCTACCAGCTGGATGGCTATTTTCTTTATGCCTGCGAAGCTGAAGTCCCTGCCCAAGGTGGTGTGGCTTTGTATTCGCGGTTGCAACCGAAAGCAGTCATCACTGGGCTTGGCTTCGAGACGGCCGATCGCTACGGGCGCTACCTGCAAGCCGATTTCGATAAGGTCAGCATCGCGACCTTGCTGCTCCCTTCGGGGCAGAACGGCGATGAAGACTTGAATCAAAAATTCAAGCTAATGGACGACTTTGCACGCTATCTGGATAAACAGCGTCGCAAGCGTCGTGAGTACATCTACTGCGGCTCGCTGTATGTGGCGCAGCAGAAACTCGACATTAAAAACTGGCGTGACAGCCAGCAATCTCCTGGTTTCCTGGCGCCTGAGCGGGCCTGGATGGACGAGATTGTAGGCAACATGGGTTATGTCGATGCCCTGCGTGAAGTCAGTCGTGAAGGCGATCAGTACAGCTGGTGGCCAGATAACGAACAGGCCGAAATGCTTAATCTGGGCTGGCGTTTCGACTACCAGTTGTTGACGCCGGGCCTGCGCCGCTTCGTACGAAGCGCTCGCTTGCCGCGTCAACCACGCTTCTCGCAACATGCGCCATTGATCGTGGACTACGACTGGACACTGACTATCTAA
- the rpoZ gene encoding DNA-directed RNA polymerase subunit omega has translation MARVTVEDCLEHVDNRFELVMLSTKRARQLATGGKEPLVEWENDKPTVVALREIAAGLMSYEFIANAEIVEDEPLFAAFEDESNEAN, from the coding sequence ATGGCCCGCGTAACCGTTGAAGACTGTCTAGAACACGTGGATAACCGCTTTGAGCTGGTCATGCTCTCTACCAAGCGTGCCCGTCAACTGGCCACCGGCGGTAAAGAGCCTTTGGTTGAGTGGGAAAATGACAAGCCTACTGTTGTTGCCTTGCGTGAAATCGCTGCAGGCCTGATGAGCTACGAGTTTATCGCCAACGCTGAAATCGTCGAAGACGAACCGCTGTTCGCAGCGTTCGAGGACGAGTCCAACGAGGCGAACTAA
- the spoT gene encoding bifunctional GTP diphosphokinase/guanosine-3',5'-bis pyrophosphate 3'-pyrophosphohydrolase — MPSIDALADRLSTYLSADQVNLVRRAYFYAEQAHDGQRRRSGEPYVTHPLAVANILADMHMDHQSLMAAMLHDVIEDTGIAKEALVAQFGETVAELVDGVSKLTQMNFETKAEAQAENFQKMAMAMARDIRVILVKLADRLHNMRTLEVLSGEKRRRIAKETLEIYAPIANRLGMHSIRIEFEDLGFKAMYPMRSARIYQAVKRARGNRKEIVNKIEESLSHCLAVDGIQGEVSGRQKHIYGIYKKMRGKRRAFNEIMDVYAFRIIVDKVDTCYRVLGAVHNLYKPLPGRFKDYIAIPKANGYQSLHTTLFGMHGVPIEIQIRTREMEEMANNGIAAHWLYKSSGDEQHTGTHARARQWVKGVLEMQQRAGNSLEFIESVKIDLFPDEVYVFTPKGRIMELPKGSTAVDFAYAVHTDVGNSCIACRINRRLAPLSEPLQSGSTVEIVSAPGARPNPAWLNFVVTGKARTHIRHALKLQRRSESVNLGERLLNKVLNGFNSALDKIPADRVQAMLQEYRLEQVEDLLEDIGLGNRMAYVVARRLMGEGEQLPSPEGPLAIRGTEGLVLSYAKCCTPIPGDPIVGHLSAGKGMVVHLDNCRNISEIRHNPEKCVQLSWAKDVTGEFNVELRVELEHQRGLIALLASSVNAADGNIEKISMDERDGRISVVQLVVSVHDRVHLARVIKKLRALNGVIRITRMRA, encoded by the coding sequence ATGCCGAGCATAGACGCCCTCGCCGATCGCTTGTCGACTTACCTCAGTGCGGACCAGGTCAATCTGGTCCGACGAGCGTACTTCTACGCCGAACAAGCCCACGATGGCCAACGCCGACGTAGTGGCGAGCCTTATGTCACGCATCCGCTGGCAGTGGCCAATATTCTTGCCGACATGCATATGGACCATCAAAGTCTGATGGCAGCCATGCTGCATGACGTGATCGAAGACACCGGTATTGCCAAGGAAGCGCTTGTTGCGCAGTTCGGTGAAACCGTGGCCGAACTGGTCGATGGAGTCAGCAAGCTGACCCAGATGAACTTCGAGACCAAGGCCGAAGCCCAGGCTGAAAACTTCCAGAAGATGGCCATGGCCATGGCGCGGGATATCCGCGTGATTCTGGTCAAGCTGGCTGATCGTCTGCACAACATGCGAACCCTCGAAGTACTGTCCGGCGAAAAGCGCCGGCGGATTGCCAAGGAAACCCTGGAAATCTACGCACCCATTGCCAACCGGCTGGGTATGCACAGTATTCGTATCGAATTCGAAGATCTCGGTTTCAAGGCGATGTACCCGATGCGCTCTGCGCGCATCTATCAGGCGGTCAAGCGCGCCCGGGGCAATCGCAAGGAAATCGTCAACAAAATTGAAGAGTCGCTCAGCCACTGTTTAGCCGTAGACGGCATTCAGGGTGAAGTCAGCGGCCGTCAAAAGCACATTTACGGCATTTATAAAAAAATGCGCGGCAAGCGCCGGGCTTTCAACGAGATCATGGACGTTTATGCGTTCCGGATCATCGTTGACAAGGTCGACACCTGCTACCGGGTATTGGGTGCTGTACATAATTTGTACAAACCCCTGCCGGGTCGTTTTAAAGACTACATCGCCATTCCCAAAGCCAACGGCTATCAGTCGTTGCACACCACGCTGTTTGGCATGCATGGCGTACCGATCGAAATTCAGATCCGTACCCGTGAAATGGAAGAGATGGCCAACAACGGCATCGCCGCTCACTGGTTGTATAAGTCCAGTGGCGACGAACAGCATACGGGTACTCATGCCCGGGCGCGGCAATGGGTCAAGGGCGTGCTGGAGATGCAGCAGCGCGCAGGCAACTCCCTCGAATTTATCGAAAGCGTGAAGATCGACCTGTTTCCGGACGAGGTCTATGTGTTCACGCCTAAAGGCCGGATCATGGAGCTGCCCAAAGGCTCCACGGCAGTCGATTTCGCCTACGCGGTGCACACCGACGTCGGCAACAGCTGTATTGCCTGTCGCATCAACCGGCGTCTCGCTCCGCTGTCCGAGCCGCTGCAAAGTGGTTCCACGGTCGAGATTGTCAGCGCGCCAGGTGCCCGGCCAAACCCGGCGTGGCTGAATTTTGTCGTCACCGGCAAGGCCCGTACGCACATTCGTCATGCTCTCAAGTTGCAACGCCGTTCCGAGTCCGTGAATTTGGGCGAGCGCTTGCTGAACAAGGTGCTTAACGGTTTCAACAGTGCACTGGACAAGATTCCGGCCGATCGCGTGCAGGCAATGCTTCAGGAATACCGCCTGGAACAGGTTGAAGACTTGCTCGAAGACATTGGCCTGGGCAATCGCATGGCTTACGTGGTTGCCCGGCGCCTGATGGGTGAAGGTGAACAGCTGCCGAGCCCTGAAGGGCCGCTGGCGATTCGCGGCACCGAAGGTTTGGTACTCAGTTACGCCAAATGCTGTACGCCGATCCCGGGCGACCCGATTGTGGGCCATTTGTCTGCCGGTAAAGGTATGGTCGTGCACCTGGATAACTGCCGCAATATCAGCGAAATCCGGCATAACCCCGAAAAATGCGTCCAGCTTTCGTGGGCCAAGGACGTTACCGGCGAATTCAACGTCGAGTTGCGCGTCGAGCTGGAGCACCAGCGTGGCCTGATTGCATTGCTGGCCAGCAGCGTTAACGCCGCCGACGGCAACATCGAAAAAATCAGCATGGACGAACGCGATGGTCGTATCAGCGTGGTCCAACTGGTGGTCAGTGTGCACGACCGTGTGCATCTGGCCCGCGTAATCAAAAAACTGCGCGCCCTTAACGGGGTCATCCGCATTACTCGTATGCGTGCGTAG
- the rph gene encoding ribonuclease PH: MKRPSGRVADQLRPIRITRNYTKHAEGSVLVEFGDTKVICTVSVENGVPRFLKGQGQGWLTAEYGMLPRATGDRNQREASRGKQGGRTLEIQRLIGRSLRAALDMSKLGDITLYVDCDVIQADGGTRTASITGAMVALVDALKLIKKRGGLKGGDPLKQMIAAVSVGMYQGEPVLDLDYPEDSAAETDLNVVMTSTGGFIEVQGTAEGAPFQPEELNAMLALAQKGMTEIFALQQAALAD, encoded by the coding sequence ATGAAACGTCCAAGTGGTCGCGTTGCCGATCAGCTCCGCCCGATCCGCATCACCCGCAACTACACCAAACACGCAGAGGGTTCTGTACTGGTCGAGTTCGGTGACACCAAAGTCATCTGCACCGTCAGCGTCGAGAACGGCGTGCCGCGCTTCCTTAAAGGCCAAGGCCAGGGCTGGCTGACCGCAGAATACGGCATGCTGCCCCGCGCCACCGGCGACCGCAACCAGCGCGAAGCCAGCCGTGGCAAGCAAGGCGGTCGCACACTTGAAATCCAGCGCCTGATCGGCCGTTCGCTGCGCGCCGCACTGGACATGTCCAAGCTGGGCGACATCACCCTGTACGTCGACTGCGACGTGATCCAGGCCGACGGCGGCACTCGCACAGCCTCGATCACCGGCGCCATGGTTGCACTGGTCGACGCGCTGAAACTGATCAAGAAACGCGGCGGCCTGAAGGGCGGCGATCCACTCAAGCAAATGATCGCGGCGGTCTCGGTTGGCATGTATCAAGGCGAGCCAGTGCTCGACCTCGACTATCCTGAAGATTCGGCAGCCGAAACCGACCTGAACGTCGTTATGACCAGCACCGGCGGCTTCATCGAAGTTCAGGGCACTGCCGAAGGCGCGCCATTCCAGCCTGAAGAGCTGAATGCCATGCTCGCATTGGCACAGAAGGGCATGACCGAAATTTTCGCCCTGCAGCAAGCAGCACTGGCCGACTAA
- the gmk gene encoding guanylate kinase — protein sequence MTHSTGTLYIVSAPSGAGKTSLVKALIDLEPQIRVSVSHTTRAMRPGEVNGVNYHFVEREEFVKMIEHGDFLERAEVFGNLYGTSQSHLQQTLDEGHDLILEIDWQGAEQVRQLMPQARSIFILPPSQQALRERLDNRGQDSDEIIDGRMREAVSEMSHYVDYDYLIINDDFALALEDLKAIFRANRLQQKRQQQRFGKLLAELLG from the coding sequence ATGACCCATAGCACCGGCACCCTTTATATCGTTTCCGCCCCTTCGGGCGCAGGCAAGACCAGCTTGGTCAAGGCATTGATCGACCTCGAGCCGCAGATTCGCGTTTCGGTTTCGCACACCACCCGCGCCATGCGTCCGGGCGAGGTCAACGGGGTGAACTATCACTTCGTCGAGCGCGAAGAGTTCGTGAAAATGATCGAGCACGGTGATTTCCTGGAGCGCGCCGAGGTCTTCGGCAACCTTTATGGCACTTCACAGAGCCATTTGCAGCAAACGCTGGATGAAGGTCACGACCTGATTCTGGAAATCGACTGGCAAGGCGCCGAGCAAGTTCGCCAACTGATGCCGCAGGCGCGTTCGATCTTCATCCTGCCGCCGAGCCAGCAAGCGCTGCGTGAGCGTCTGGACAATCGCGGGCAGGACAGCGACGAAATCATTGACGGGCGCATGCGTGAAGCCGTGAGTGAAATGAGCCACTACGTCGACTATGACTACCTGATCATCAATGACGATTTTGCGCTGGCGCTTGAGGACTTGAAGGCGATTTTTCGCGCCAATCGCCTCCAGCAAAAACGTCAGCAGCAGCGTTTTGGCAAGTTATTGGCCGAATTGCTTGGTTAA
- the pyrE gene encoding orotate phosphoribosyltransferase yields MQAYQRDFIRFAIDRGVLRFGEFTLKSGRTSPYFFNAGLFNTGSALAQLGRFYAAAIVDSGISFDVLFGPAYKGIPLAATTAVALAEHHDRDLPWCFNRKEAKAHGEGGSLVGSPLEGNILIIDDVITAGTAIREVMQIIQAQGAKAAGVLIALNRQERGNGELSAIQEVERDFGIPVVSIVSLNQVLQYLAEDETLKQYLPAVEAYRAQYGI; encoded by the coding sequence ATGCAAGCGTATCAGCGCGACTTCATCCGTTTTGCCATCGATCGCGGCGTTTTGCGCTTCGGTGAGTTCACCCTGAAGTCCGGGCGCACCAGTCCTTACTTCTTCAACGCCGGCCTGTTCAACACCGGTTCCGCACTGGCTCAACTGGGGCGCTTCTATGCCGCCGCCATCGTTGACAGCGGTATCTCCTTCGACGTGCTGTTTGGCCCGGCCTACAAAGGTATTCCGCTGGCGGCAACTACCGCAGTGGCGCTGGCTGAACACCACGACCGCGACCTGCCATGGTGCTTCAACCGCAAGGAAGCCAAGGCCCACGGCGAAGGCGGCAGCCTGGTGGGCTCGCCACTTGAAGGCAATATCCTGATCATCGACGACGTGATCACCGCCGGCACCGCCATCCGTGAAGTCATGCAAATCATCCAGGCCCAGGGCGCCAAAGCCGCAGGCGTGCTGATCGCCCTGAACCGCCAGGAACGTGGCAATGGCGAGCTGTCGGCCATCCAGGAAGTCGAGCGCGACTTCGGTATTCCGGTAGTCAGCATCGTTTCGCTGAACCAGGTGCTGCAGTACCTGGCCGAAGACGAAACGCTCAAGCAATACCTGCCGGCCGTTGAGGCCTACCGGGCGCAGTACGGGATCTAA
- a CDS encoding SDR family oxidoreductase has product MPKASVLIAGCGDVGSRLATQLLANDWQVYGLRRSTDRLPAGVIGVAGDLFSEQCPDQWPKGNIDYLVYSAAATEHDEAGYQAAYVDGLKHTLHWLKQHNQQPKRLIFISSSGVYGQKGGEWVDETSPAQASSYSGRIMLEAEQVALRSGIPASVVRLTGIYGPGREWMLGQVRKGYRVAVDPPLYGNRIHADDAGGLIAFLLQADLQGKSLDDCYIGVDNAPVPLAEVVDWLRERLGITEWAAEASVRRAGSKRCSNARAKALGWEPRYPSYREGYGEMLAN; this is encoded by the coding sequence ATGCCCAAAGCCTCGGTTCTGATCGCCGGTTGCGGTGATGTCGGAAGTCGTCTCGCGACTCAATTACTGGCCAATGACTGGCAGGTCTATGGGCTGCGGCGCTCCACCGACCGGCTGCCTGCTGGTGTCATTGGTGTAGCAGGCGACCTGTTCAGCGAGCAATGCCCAGACCAATGGCCCAAGGGCAATATTGATTATCTGGTGTATAGCGCTGCTGCCACAGAACACGACGAAGCAGGCTATCAGGCGGCTTATGTTGACGGGCTCAAACACACGCTCCACTGGCTCAAGCAACACAACCAGCAGCCAAAGCGCCTGATATTTATATCCAGTAGTGGGGTCTATGGGCAAAAAGGCGGTGAATGGGTGGATGAGACGTCACCCGCCCAAGCCTCGAGTTACTCGGGGCGAATCATGCTTGAGGCTGAGCAGGTAGCACTGCGCAGCGGCATTCCTGCAAGCGTGGTGCGCCTGACAGGGATCTACGGACCAGGACGCGAGTGGATGCTGGGGCAAGTACGCAAGGGCTACCGCGTTGCTGTAGATCCACCGTTGTATGGCAACCGTATTCACGCCGATGACGCGGGCGGCCTTATAGCCTTCCTGCTCCAGGCCGACCTGCAGGGCAAATCTCTGGACGATTGCTATATCGGCGTAGATAACGCACCGGTACCCCTGGCTGAAGTCGTGGACTGGTTGCGTGAACGCCTGGGTATAACCGAATGGGCCGCCGAAGCCAGCGTTCGCCGGGCTGGCAGCAAGCGTTGCAGCAACGCACGGGCCAAAGCTTTGGGCTGGGAACCGCGTTACCCGAGTTATCGCGAAGGTTACGGCGAGATGCTAGCGAACTGA
- a CDS encoding RidA family protein codes for MTKTVITSDKAPAAIGTYSQAIKAGNTVYMSGQIPLDPKTMELVEGFEAQTIQVFENLKSVAEAAGGSFKDIVKLNIFLTDLSHFAKVNEIMGKYFEQPYPARAAIGVAALPKGSQVEMDAILVIE; via the coding sequence ATGACCAAGACTGTTATCACCAGCGATAAGGCACCTGCTGCTATCGGTACTTATTCTCAGGCGATCAAAGCTGGCAATACTGTCTACATGTCCGGTCAGATCCCCCTGGACCCAAAAACCATGGAACTGGTTGAAGGCTTTGAAGCCCAGACCATTCAGGTATTCGAAAACCTGAAGTCGGTAGCTGAAGCGGCAGGCGGTTCGTTCAAGGACATCGTCAAGCTGAACATCTTCCTGACTGACCTGAGCCATTTCGCCAAGGTCAACGAAATCATGGGCAAATACTTCGAGCAGCCATACCCGGCTCGTGCTGCCATTGGTGTTGCCGCCCTGCCAAAGGGTTCGCAGGTTGAGATGGACGCTATTCTGGTAATTGAGTAA
- a CDS encoding YicC/YloC family endoribonuclease encodes MVHSMTAFARVESAGTQGTLSWELRSVNSRYLEPHLRLPESFRDLEGAVREALRQGISRGKLECTLRFTEESTGKPLQVDRERAAQLVAAAETIASLIKQPAALDPLKVLAWPGVLVADASDPQALNSQALELFKQALQELKSGREREGAELARLISERLTAIVGDVETLRELVPQMLATQRQKVLDRFADMKAELDPQRLEQEMVMLAQKSDVAEELDRLSTHILEVRRVLKSGGAAGRRLDFLMQELNREANTLGSKAFDPRSTQAAVNLKVLIEQMREQVQNIE; translated from the coding sequence ATGGTGCATAGCATGACCGCCTTTGCCCGTGTCGAAAGTGCCGGCACTCAGGGCACCCTGAGCTGGGAGCTGCGCTCGGTCAATAGCCGTTACCTGGAGCCGCACCTGCGTCTGCCCGAGTCTTTCCGTGACCTCGAAGGTGCTGTGCGCGAAGCGCTGCGCCAGGGTATTTCACGCGGCAAGCTGGAATGCACTTTGCGTTTCACTGAAGAGTCCACGGGTAAACCGCTGCAGGTTGACCGTGAGCGCGCCGCGCAACTGGTGGCCGCTGCCGAGACCATCGCCAGCCTGATCAAGCAGCCGGCTGCGCTCGATCCGCTTAAAGTGTTGGCCTGGCCCGGTGTTCTGGTGGCTGATGCGAGCGATCCGCAAGCCCTGAACAGTCAGGCTCTGGAGCTGTTCAAACAAGCCCTGCAAGAGCTGAAAAGCGGCCGTGAGCGTGAGGGGGCCGAGCTGGCTCGCCTGATCAGTGAGCGATTGACCGCGATTGTGGGTGATGTCGAGACTTTGCGTGAACTCGTACCGCAGATGCTGGCCACTCAGCGGCAAAAGGTGCTCGATCGCTTTGCAGACATGAAAGCCGAGCTCGATCCGCAGCGCCTTGAGCAGGAAATGGTCATGCTGGCGCAAAAAAGCGATGTTGCCGAAGAGCTCGACCGTCTCAGCACCCACATTCTTGAGGTGCGTCGCGTGCTCAAGTCTGGTGGTGCCGCCGGTCGGCGCCTCGACTTCCTGATGCAAGAACTTAACCGTGAGGCCAATACCCTCGGTTCCAAGGCATTCGATCCGCGCAGCACACAAGCAGCGGTCAACCTCAAAGTGTTGATCGAGCAAATGCGCGAACAAGTACAGAATATTGAGTAA